CCTCACCGGCTCGCACACCTGGAACAACTTTCAGGATTGGGACGGGACCGTGCCGCCGCGCAAGTTCGACTACGACCGCTATCTCGACTTCCTCGAGCAGCGCGGTCACAACTTCATCCGGCTCTACGTGTGGGAGCAGGCGGCCTGGTTTCCCGCGAGCGACGTCCAGGTGACGGTGGACCCGCTGCCCTATCTGCGCACCGGGCCCGGCAACGCGCTCGACGGACGCCCGCGCTTCGACCTCGAGCGCTTCAATCCCGAGTACTTCCAGCGACTGCACGACCGCGTCGAGCGCGCCGGCGCACGCGGAATCTACGTGTCGGTCATGCTGTTCAACGGCTGGAGCGTGGCGCTCAAGGGTCACAAGACTGGCAACCCCTGGCGCGGACACCCGTTCAACGGCGCGAACAACGTGAACGGGATCGACGGCGACCTGGATCACGACGGCCAGGGCAACGAGGTGCAGACCCTCGCGAACCCGGCAGTCACCGCGCTGCAGAAGCGCTACGTGCGCAAGGTGGTCGAGACACTCTCCGATCTCGACAACGTGCTCTGGGAGATCAGCAACGAGAGTGATCCCGGCTCGATCGAATGGCAGTACGAGATGATTCTCACCGTGAGAAAGAGCGAGGCGCAGCTCGGCCGGAGTCATCCGGTGGGGATCTCCGCCGTGTTCCCGCCCACCAGCGACAACGCTCCGCTGTTCGAGAGCTCGGCCGACTGGGTGTCGCCGCACAGCAGCCTGGCAGAGCCCTACGACAGCGACCCGCCGGCGGCGTCGGGGAAGAAGGTGGTCGTGGTCGACACCGACCACATCTGGGGTATCGGGGGAAGCTCGCGCTGGGTGTTCGAGAGCTTGCTGCGCGGTCTGAACCCGATCTTCATGGACCCCTGCGTGACCGCCCTGCATGGGCTTCTGCCGGAGTGGCCGCCGGAGCACGCGCGCGAGCAGCTGCCCAGCCCTTGCCCGTCGTCCGAGTGGGACAGCGTGCGCCAGTCACTAGGCGTGGCGCGCGCGCTGGCGGAGCGCGTCGACCTGGCCACGCTCGAGCCCAGCTCTGAGCTGGCCTCGAGCCGCTTCTGTCTCGCGCAGTCGGGCAAGGAGTACCTCGTGCTCGTGCCCTGGGACGGCGGCCCGAAGCGGCGCTGGCTGGCCGAGCTGTTCCCGCGCTGGCTGGCGAGTCGGGTCGACGTCGATCTGTCGGGTACCGCCGCTGCCCTCGACGTGGAGTGGATCGACTTGCAGCGGGGACTCCTCTTCCCTGGAGGATCCGTCCGAGGCGGGGGACACGTCGAGCTGCGCGAGCCCTTCGTCGGAGACGCGATGCTGCACCTGGTCGCGCAGGCGCCCCACTGATGGCCCTCGAGACTCCCCGGGTGAGCGTGGTGACTCCCGTGTACAACGGCGAGCGTTTCCTGGGGCAATGCATCGAGAGCGTGCTGCGCCAGACTTATGCGAATTGGGACTACACGATCGTCAACAACTGCAGCACCGACCGCACGCTCGAGATCGCGCGGGACTACGCCGCGCGCGATCCACGCATCCGCGTGCGCTGCAACGACAAGTTCGTGCGCGTGATCGAGAACTACAACAACGCGGTGCGGCAGATCTCGCCCGAGAGCAAGTACTGCAAGGTCGTCGCCGCCGACGACCGGCTGATGCCCGAGTGTCTCGAGAAGATGGTCGGCCTGGCCGAGGCCCACCCCAGCGCGGCGATCGTGGGGGCCTACGGCATGTGCGGCGCCGAGCGCCCGCGCCTGGTCTGGCAGGGCGTGCCCTTCCCGAACGAGCTGATCCGCGGCCGCGACGCGTGCCGGTCGATGCTGCTCGGCGGCCCCTACGTGTTCGGTACTCCGACCTCGCTGCTCATGCGTTCGGAGCTCGTGCGCAGCCGGCCGACGTTCTACAACGAGGCCAACCTGCAGGCCGACGTCGAAGTCTGCCTCGAGCTGCTGCAGGATCACGACTTCGGCTTCGTGCATCAGGTGCTCACCTTCCAGGGCGTGCGCGACGACTCACTGACCTCGTTCTCCGACGAGTGGGGCACCAACCTGCCGTGGGTCGTGACTTCGCTGACCAAGTTCGGTCCGCGTTATCTGAACGAACAGGAGATCGCGCTCCGGCTCCGGAACCACCTGGAGGGCTACTACTGGTATCTCGGGCGCCAGGTGTTCGCCCGGCGGGGGCGCGCCTTCTGGAGCTTCCACCGCGAGAAGCTGGCGGCCGCGGGTCATCCGCTGAGCCGGCTGCGCGTGGCGCGCTGTGCTGCCGGGGTCGCCGCGGATGCGATCCTCAACCCCAAGCGCAGCCTCGGCGCCGCGCGGCAATGGCTGCA
The nucleotide sequence above comes from Myxococcota bacterium. Encoded proteins:
- a CDS encoding glycosyltransferase family A protein, which gives rise to MALETPRVSVVTPVYNGERFLGQCIESVLRQTYANWDYTIVNNCSTDRTLEIARDYAARDPRIRVRCNDKFVRVIENYNNAVRQISPESKYCKVVAADDRLMPECLEKMVGLAEAHPSAAIVGAYGMCGAERPRLVWQGVPFPNELIRGRDACRSMLLGGPYVFGTPTSLLMRSELVRSRPTFYNEANLQADVEVCLELLQDHDFGFVHQVLTFQGVRDDSLTSFSDEWGTNLPWVVTSLTKFGPRYLNEQEIALRLRNHLEGYYWYLGRQVFARRGRAFWSFHREKLAAAGHPLSRLRVARCAAGVAADAILNPKRSLGAARQWLQARARERSSRPR
- a CDS encoding DUF4038 domain-containing protein; this encodes MLLLLLSSQTGCDSTPTPVSLLPAPGREARPARPLSALRANPRYFGADGRAVFLTGSHTWNNFQDWDGTVPPRKFDYDRYLDFLEQRGHNFIRLYVWEQAAWFPASDVQVTVDPLPYLRTGPGNALDGRPRFDLERFNPEYFQRLHDRVERAGARGIYVSVMLFNGWSVALKGHKTGNPWRGHPFNGANNVNGIDGDLDHDGQGNEVQTLANPAVTALQKRYVRKVVETLSDLDNVLWEISNESDPGSIEWQYEMILTVRKSEAQLGRSHPVGISAVFPPTSDNAPLFESSADWVSPHSSLAEPYDSDPPAASGKKVVVVDTDHIWGIGGSSRWVFESLLRGLNPIFMDPCVTALHGLLPEWPPEHAREQLPSPCPSSEWDSVRQSLGVARALAERVDLATLEPSSELASSRFCLAQSGKEYLVLVPWDGGPKRRWLAELFPRWLASRVDVDLSGTAAALDVEWIDLQRGLLFPGGSVRGGGHVELREPFVGDAMLHLVAQAPH